A single Bos mutus isolate GX-2022 chromosome 16, NWIPB_WYAK_1.1, whole genome shotgun sequence DNA region contains:
- the TMEM183A gene encoding transmembrane protein 183A isoform X2, whose translation MARGPGPLTRPRPDTVAMPKRGKRLKFRAQDACSGRVTVADYANSDPAVVRSGRVKKAVANAVQQEVKSLCGLEASQVPAVEALSGAGEPCDIIDSSGETDAQEESIHERTISRKKKSKRHRDLNGTGGEEYPMDIWLLLASYIRPEDIVNFSLICKNAWTVTCTAAFWTRLYRRHYTLDASLPLRLRPESMEKLHCLRACVIRSLYHMYEPFAARISKNPAIPESTPSTLKNSKCLLFWCRKIVGNRQEPMWEFNFKFKKQSPRLKSKCMGGLQPPIQYEDVHTNPDQDCCLLQVTTLNFIFIPIVMGMIFTLFTISVSTDMRHHRVRLVFQDYPVHGGQKLRSEQGVQVILDPVHSVRLFDWWHPQYPFSLRA comes from the exons ATGGCCCGGGGACCTGGCCCTCTAACCCGGCCTCGCCCCGACACGGTCGCCATGCCCAAGAGAGGGAAGCGACTCAAGTTCCGGGCCCAAGACGCCTGCTCAGGAAGAG TGACCGTGGCGGATTATGCCAACTCGGATCCGGCAGTCGTGAGGTCTGGAAGGGTCAAGAAAGCTGTCGCCAATGCTGTTCAGCAGGAAG taaaaTCTCTCTGTGGCTTGGAAGCCTCCCAggttcctgcagtggaagctcttTCTGGGGCTGGTGAGCCCTGTGACATCATCGACAGCAGTGGTGAGACTGATGCCCAGGAGGAAAGCATCCATGAGAGAACTAtctccagaaaaaagaaaagcaagaggcaCAGAG ACCTGAACGGGACTGGAGGAGAAGAGTATCCCATGGATATTTGGCTGTTGCTGGCCTCCTATATCCGTCCTGAGGACATTGTGAATTTTTCCCTGATTTGTAAGAACGCCTGGACTGTCACTTGCACTGCTGCCTTTTGGACAAGGTTGTACCGAAG ACACTACACACTGGATGCCTCTCTGCCTTTGCGCCTGCGACCAGAGTCAATGGAGAAGCTGCACTGTCTTCGGGCATGTGTGATCCGATCTCTGTACCATATGTATGAGCCATTTGCTGCTCGAATCTCCAAGAATCCAGCCATTCCAGAAAGCACTCCTAGCACATTAAAGAATTCCAAA tgcTTACTTTTCTGGTGCAGAAAGATTGTTGGGAACAGACAGGAACCAATGTGGGAATTCAACTTCAAGTTCAAAAAACAG TCCCCAAGATTAAAGAGCAAGTGTATGGGAGGATTGCAGCCTCCCATTCAGTACGAAGATGTTCATACCAACCCAGACCAGGACTGCTGCCTACTGCAGGTCACCACTCTCAATTTCATCTTTATTCCAATTGTCATGGGAATGATATTTACCCTG TTTACTATCAGTGTGAGCACGGACATGCGGCATCATCGAGTGAGACTGGTGTTCCAAGATTATCCTGTCCATGGTGGTCAGAAACTGCGCAGTGAACAGGGTGTGCAAGTCATCCTGGACCCAGTACACAGCGTTCGACTTTTTGACTGGTGGCATCCTCAGTATCCGTTTTCCCTGAGAGCATAG
- the TMEM183A gene encoding transmembrane protein 183A isoform X4 has protein sequence MARGPGPLTRPRPDTVAMPKRGKRLKFRAQDACSGRVTVADYANSDPAVVRSGRVKKAVANAVQQEVKSLCGLEASQVPAVEALSGAGEPCDIIDSSGETDAQEESIHERTISRKKKSKRHRDLNGTGGEEYPMDIWLLLASYIRPEDIVNFSLICKNAWTVTCTAAFWTRLYRRHYTLDASLPLRLRPESMEKLHCLRACVIRSLYHMYEPFAARISKNPAIPESTPSTLKNSKCLLFWCRKIVGNRQEPMWEFNFKFKKQIKEQVYGRIAASHSVRRCSYQPRPGLLPTAGHHSQFHLYSNCHGNDIYPVYYQCEHGHAASSSETGVPRLSCPWWSETAQ, from the exons ATGGCCCGGGGACCTGGCCCTCTAACCCGGCCTCGCCCCGACACGGTCGCCATGCCCAAGAGAGGGAAGCGACTCAAGTTCCGGGCCCAAGACGCCTGCTCAGGAAGAG TGACCGTGGCGGATTATGCCAACTCGGATCCGGCAGTCGTGAGGTCTGGAAGGGTCAAGAAAGCTGTCGCCAATGCTGTTCAGCAGGAAG taaaaTCTCTCTGTGGCTTGGAAGCCTCCCAggttcctgcagtggaagctcttTCTGGGGCTGGTGAGCCCTGTGACATCATCGACAGCAGTGGTGAGACTGATGCCCAGGAGGAAAGCATCCATGAGAGAACTAtctccagaaaaaagaaaagcaagaggcaCAGAG ACCTGAACGGGACTGGAGGAGAAGAGTATCCCATGGATATTTGGCTGTTGCTGGCCTCCTATATCCGTCCTGAGGACATTGTGAATTTTTCCCTGATTTGTAAGAACGCCTGGACTGTCACTTGCACTGCTGCCTTTTGGACAAGGTTGTACCGAAG ACACTACACACTGGATGCCTCTCTGCCTTTGCGCCTGCGACCAGAGTCAATGGAGAAGCTGCACTGTCTTCGGGCATGTGTGATCCGATCTCTGTACCATATGTATGAGCCATTTGCTGCTCGAATCTCCAAGAATCCAGCCATTCCAGAAAGCACTCCTAGCACATTAAAGAATTCCAAA tgcTTACTTTTCTGGTGCAGAAAGATTGTTGGGAACAGACAGGAACCAATGTGGGAATTCAACTTCAAGTTCAAAAAACAG ATTAAAGAGCAAGTGTATGGGAGGATTGCAGCCTCCCATTCAGTACGAAGATGTTCATACCAACCCAGACCAGGACTGCTGCCTACTGCAGGTCACCACTCTCAATTTCATCTTTATTCCAATTGTCATGGGAATGATATTTACCCTG TTTACTATCAGTGTGAGCACGGACATGCGGCATCATCGAGTGAGACTGGTGTTCCAAGATTATCCTGTCCATGGTGGTCAGAAACTGCGCAGTGA
- the TMEM183A gene encoding transmembrane protein 183A isoform X3 codes for MARGPGPLTRPRPDTVAMPKRGKRLKFRAQDACSGRVTVADYANSDPAVVRSGRVKKAVANAVQQEVKSLCGLEASQVPAVEALSGAGEPCDIIDSSGETDAQEESIHERTISRKKKSKRHREDLNGTGGEEYPMDIWLLLASYIRPEDIVNFSLICKNAWTVTCTAAFWTRLYRRHYTLDASLPLRLRPESMEKLHCLRACVIRSLYHMYEPFAARISKNPAIPESTPSTLKNSKCLLFWCRKIVGNRQEPMWEFNFKFKKQIKEQVYGRIAASHSVRRCSYQPRPGLLPTAGHHSQFHLYSNCHGNDIYPVYYQCEHGHAASSSETGVPRLSCPWWSETAQ; via the exons ATGGCCCGGGGACCTGGCCCTCTAACCCGGCCTCGCCCCGACACGGTCGCCATGCCCAAGAGAGGGAAGCGACTCAAGTTCCGGGCCCAAGACGCCTGCTCAGGAAGAG TGACCGTGGCGGATTATGCCAACTCGGATCCGGCAGTCGTGAGGTCTGGAAGGGTCAAGAAAGCTGTCGCCAATGCTGTTCAGCAGGAAG taaaaTCTCTCTGTGGCTTGGAAGCCTCCCAggttcctgcagtggaagctcttTCTGGGGCTGGTGAGCCCTGTGACATCATCGACAGCAGTGGTGAGACTGATGCCCAGGAGGAAAGCATCCATGAGAGAACTAtctccagaaaaaagaaaagcaagaggcaCAGAG aagACCTGAACGGGACTGGAGGAGAAGAGTATCCCATGGATATTTGGCTGTTGCTGGCCTCCTATATCCGTCCTGAGGACATTGTGAATTTTTCCCTGATTTGTAAGAACGCCTGGACTGTCACTTGCACTGCTGCCTTTTGGACAAGGTTGTACCGAAG ACACTACACACTGGATGCCTCTCTGCCTTTGCGCCTGCGACCAGAGTCAATGGAGAAGCTGCACTGTCTTCGGGCATGTGTGATCCGATCTCTGTACCATATGTATGAGCCATTTGCTGCTCGAATCTCCAAGAATCCAGCCATTCCAGAAAGCACTCCTAGCACATTAAAGAATTCCAAA tgcTTACTTTTCTGGTGCAGAAAGATTGTTGGGAACAGACAGGAACCAATGTGGGAATTCAACTTCAAGTTCAAAAAACAG ATTAAAGAGCAAGTGTATGGGAGGATTGCAGCCTCCCATTCAGTACGAAGATGTTCATACCAACCCAGACCAGGACTGCTGCCTACTGCAGGTCACCACTCTCAATTTCATCTTTATTCCAATTGTCATGGGAATGATATTTACCCTG TTTACTATCAGTGTGAGCACGGACATGCGGCATCATCGAGTGAGACTGGTGTTCCAAGATTATCCTGTCCATGGTGGTCAGAAACTGCGCAGTGA
- the TMEM183A gene encoding transmembrane protein 183A isoform X1 — protein sequence MARGPGPLTRPRPDTVAMPKRGKRLKFRAQDACSGRVTVADYANSDPAVVRSGRVKKAVANAVQQEVKSLCGLEASQVPAVEALSGAGEPCDIIDSSGETDAQEESIHERTISRKKKSKRHREDLNGTGGEEYPMDIWLLLASYIRPEDIVNFSLICKNAWTVTCTAAFWTRLYRRHYTLDASLPLRLRPESMEKLHCLRACVIRSLYHMYEPFAARISKNPAIPESTPSTLKNSKCLLFWCRKIVGNRQEPMWEFNFKFKKQSPRLKSKCMGGLQPPIQYEDVHTNPDQDCCLLQVTTLNFIFIPIVMGMIFTLFTISVSTDMRHHRVRLVFQDYPVHGGQKLRSEQGVQVILDPVHSVRLFDWWHPQYPFSLRA from the exons ATGGCCCGGGGACCTGGCCCTCTAACCCGGCCTCGCCCCGACACGGTCGCCATGCCCAAGAGAGGGAAGCGACTCAAGTTCCGGGCCCAAGACGCCTGCTCAGGAAGAG TGACCGTGGCGGATTATGCCAACTCGGATCCGGCAGTCGTGAGGTCTGGAAGGGTCAAGAAAGCTGTCGCCAATGCTGTTCAGCAGGAAG taaaaTCTCTCTGTGGCTTGGAAGCCTCCCAggttcctgcagtggaagctcttTCTGGGGCTGGTGAGCCCTGTGACATCATCGACAGCAGTGGTGAGACTGATGCCCAGGAGGAAAGCATCCATGAGAGAACTAtctccagaaaaaagaaaagcaagaggcaCAGAG aagACCTGAACGGGACTGGAGGAGAAGAGTATCCCATGGATATTTGGCTGTTGCTGGCCTCCTATATCCGTCCTGAGGACATTGTGAATTTTTCCCTGATTTGTAAGAACGCCTGGACTGTCACTTGCACTGCTGCCTTTTGGACAAGGTTGTACCGAAG ACACTACACACTGGATGCCTCTCTGCCTTTGCGCCTGCGACCAGAGTCAATGGAGAAGCTGCACTGTCTTCGGGCATGTGTGATCCGATCTCTGTACCATATGTATGAGCCATTTGCTGCTCGAATCTCCAAGAATCCAGCCATTCCAGAAAGCACTCCTAGCACATTAAAGAATTCCAAA tgcTTACTTTTCTGGTGCAGAAAGATTGTTGGGAACAGACAGGAACCAATGTGGGAATTCAACTTCAAGTTCAAAAAACAG TCCCCAAGATTAAAGAGCAAGTGTATGGGAGGATTGCAGCCTCCCATTCAGTACGAAGATGTTCATACCAACCCAGACCAGGACTGCTGCCTACTGCAGGTCACCACTCTCAATTTCATCTTTATTCCAATTGTCATGGGAATGATATTTACCCTG TTTACTATCAGTGTGAGCACGGACATGCGGCATCATCGAGTGAGACTGGTGTTCCAAGATTATCCTGTCCATGGTGGTCAGAAACTGCGCAGTGAACAGGGTGTGCAAGTCATCCTGGACCCAGTACACAGCGTTCGACTTTTTGACTGGTGGCATCCTCAGTATCCGTTTTCCCTGAGAGCATAG